The following DNA comes from Synechococcus sp. CC9616.
CGTGAGTTCCGGTTCGATGTGCTTGACAAACGGGCAGTGTGAGCAGATCACCATCAGCAGAATCGGCCGTTCATCCAGATCGTTGCTGGCGAGCTCACTGCTCTTTGCTGTGGGCAGGGAGAAGGCGGGCAGACCCGTCTCCAGAGGAAGCATCGTGGAAGGGGTCAGCGCCATGGTTCCGATGCAGGAACAGAAAGTCCCTATCAGGATGGCGGTCTGGGGAAGCAATCGAGATGACCATGCCAAGGCCAGGGGAGTCACCGTCAGCCTGGGCGTCGATGGCACTGCTTGTTCTTGCCGGTTGCTCCACCAACACGCCCAGTTCAGCCCCCTGGAGCGTCTTCCCTTTGCCGCGCAGTTCTCCGCACGATGGCCTGGCGGTGGTGAGCCAGCCGGATGGCTACGGCCTGCACATTTTTCTGGAGACAGACACCAGTGATTCCAAGCTGTGCAAGCCGCGCTGGATTCCAGACCCAGCACGGCTCTTCAATGGCCGCGGGACAGCACCGTTCAGCTCAGGTCTGGCATCGCGTCAGGAATTCTTCGAGGCAATGCGGCGAAAGGATGTTCTGGACGCTGTGAAGCAGGAGCTTGAGCTGCTTTGCACGGCCCGGGCACCGCAGGCACGTTGGCAATGGGTCGATCCACCCCGTTCTGAGGCAGAGGTGTCACCTGTTCAGCTGCCGGCTCTGGAGGAGCCTGAACTTCTCACCAACCCAAACGAGGAACTGAAACGGCAGAAGGCCTTGCTGGGGGACGACACCGACACAGATGGTCGGGCCAGACTCTGAATTCAGAAAGCCGACCAGACAACCGGTTCCGCCTCGCGCCAGTAGCGGCTGAAACGACCCAGCCGGGGAGGCCTTGGCAGGTTGACGAATGGTTCTCCGTCGAGGATCCAGAGGGGCAGCTCCCGATCGATGGAGGCGGCGATGCGATTCAGGCGAGGGTCCACCGCTCCACTGGTGACAACGCCATCAGCACCGTGGCGATGGGCAAACGCCACAACTTCCTTCACCACATCGCCTTTGCGGATGGTGACGGGAAGTTCAAGACAACATTCGTACAGGAAGCCAAGCCGCTTGCGGCTGATCCGCTGATGTGCGATCCAGGTTTGATCGAACACAAACAGCGCCGGCGTCTGGGGCCAGTCCTCGAGAGCGGGATTGGCAGGGCCGAGGGCTTCCTCATGCACCCACACAATCGGATGGCTGAGATTCATCGCTGGCTTCCCTTTTTGTGGTGGCCCTGCGCCTTGTCGCTGCGATGTCCGGAACGTCGCGTTGGAACACCACGCACGCTTGGTTGCACGGCAAACAGTTGGCTCTCCAGGTGCGCATAGCTGCCCTCAAATGGGCAGTGTTCAGAGCTGGGGCAGCTGTTGCAGAAACGGCCGTTGCTGTAGCGCTCGAGGTTGTCCCTGTTGAAGAAGTAAGGCTTGTGGCTGAAGGTGCTGGCAACCCATTGCCAGCTGAGGTGGTTGCTGGCGGGGTCACCATCCAGCAGATGCTCGAGGAACCAATCGGCTCCCGCTTTCCAGTGCACCTTGCGCCAATGCACCAGCCAGGCCGCCATCCACATGCGGGCGTGGTTGTGCAACCAGCCGTTGGTCACCAGTTCGTGCTGGAAGCCGTCCATGCAGGCCAGTCCGGTTCGCCCTTCACGAACGTCATCGGGAAGCTCTTGGGCGTAGCTGATGGCGTCATGGCCGGTCTTGATCGCTTCCTGGTCGTCCTCGATGCGATCCCCCAGCTCATGCCACATCCGCTGCCAGAAATCGCGCCAGCCCAGCTCGTTGATCAGTTTGCCGCCCTCCTCACGGCTGCGAATCCGTTGAAACATCGCGTCGCGCACCTCAGCCAGCGTCAGCACGCCGTGGCGGATGTAAGGGGATAGCCCTGTGACAGCTCCATTGAGGTGGTTGCGGCTTTTGGCGTAGCGCTTCGCATCCACGCGCTTGAGTGCTTTGTCTGCAGCTTGACGTCCACCCTGAATCGGGCTGATGCGCCCCTGAGCTTCAGGGAACTCGTGTGCCAGCAGCTGATCGAGGTCGTTTCGTGAAGCGAACTGCCGTGGCAGATCGCCGCTGATTGAGGTTGATGGAGCGGTGGTCACCGGCTTTTGGCAGCAACGGTTGGGAGATCTTGGCGAGTGATGGGGGAGAATCGCGCGATTCCAACCCGTTCCGGTCCGCCTGATGCTGCTTGATCTCACCGGCAAGAAGATCCTCGTCACCGGCATCGCCAACAACCGCTCGATCGCATGGGGCATCGCTCAGCAACTCAAAGCCGCTGGTGCCGAGCTCGGCATTACCTATCTCCCGGATGAGAAGGGACGCTTCGAGGCCAAGGTGCGTGAGCTCACTGCACCCCTCGAACCCAGCCTGTTTCTGCCCCTGAATGTTCAGGATGCCGAGCAAATGGCCGGTGTCTTCGCTGAAATTAAAGAGAAGTGGGGCGTTCTCGATGGCCTGGTGCATTGCCTTGCTTTCGCGGGCAAGGAGGAACTGATCGGTGATTACAGCGCCACCACCTCTGAGGGTTTTGCCCGAGCTCTCGAGATCAGCGCCTACTCGCTGGCACCCCTCTGTGCCCATGCCAAACCCCTGTTCAGCGAGAAAGCCGGGGTGGTCACGCTTACTTACCTCGGCGCTGAACGCGCTATCCCCAACTACAACGTGATGGGTGTGGCCAAGGCCGCTCTGGAAGCGTCCGTTCGCTATCTCTCCGCCGAGCTCGGCCCTGACAAGCAGGTGCGCGTTAATGCCATCAGTGCCGGCCCGATCCGTACCCTGGCCAGCTCCGCGATCGGCGGCATTCTCGACATGATCCACAACGTGGAGGAGAAGGCACCCCTGCGGCGCACCGTCACTCAGATGGAAGTGGGTGGTACCGCGGCCTTCCTGCTCAGCGATCTGGCCAGCGGCATCTCCGGTCAAACGATCTATGTGGACGCCGGTTACTGCATTAACGGCATGTGATTCAGTCTCGAGGCCCCAGGGACGTTCTGAGGCTGACCTGGTGGATGATCCGGCATGAGCAGCGTTCTCTGCTGATTGCCACCGCCGTTTGCCTGGTCACTCTTCCTGTTCACG
Coding sequences within:
- the fabI gene encoding enoyl-ACP reductase FabI, producing the protein MLLDLTGKKILVTGIANNRSIAWGIAQQLKAAGAELGITYLPDEKGRFEAKVRELTAPLEPSLFLPLNVQDAEQMAGVFAEIKEKWGVLDGLVHCLAFAGKEELIGDYSATTSEGFARALEISAYSLAPLCAHAKPLFSEKAGVVTLTYLGAERAIPNYNVMGVAKAALEASVRYLSAELGPDKQVRVNAISAGPIRTLASSAIGGILDMIHNVEEKAPLRRTVTQMEVGGTAAFLLSDLASGISGQTIYVDAGYCINGM
- a CDS encoding DNA polymerase, yielding MNLSHPIVWVHEEALGPANPALEDWPQTPALFVFDQTWIAHQRISRKRLGFLYECCLELPVTIRKGDVVKEVVAFAHRHGADGVVTSGAVDPRLNRIAASIDRELPLWILDGEPFVNLPRPPRLGRFSRYWREAEPVVWSAF
- a CDS encoding FAD-binding domain-containing protein, which gives rise to MTTAPSTSISGDLPRQFASRNDLDQLLAHEFPEAQGRISPIQGGRQAADKALKRVDAKRYAKSRNHLNGAVTGLSPYIRHGVLTLAEVRDAMFQRIRSREEGGKLINELGWRDFWQRMWHELGDRIEDDQEAIKTGHDAISYAQELPDDVREGRTGLACMDGFQHELVTNGWLHNHARMWMAAWLVHWRKVHWKAGADWFLEHLLDGDPASNHLSWQWVASTFSHKPYFFNRDNLERYSNGRFCNSCPSSEHCPFEGSYAHLESQLFAVQPSVRGVPTRRSGHRSDKAQGHHKKGSQR